A stretch of DNA from Microlunatus capsulatus:
GCGCTCGGCCGCTACCGCTTCGGCTGGTCGGACTCCGACGTCGCCGGCTCGACGGCCAAGCGCGGCCTGACCCCCGAGGTCGTCGCCAACATCTCCGCCCTCAAGAGCGAGCCGCAGTGGATGCTCGACCTGCGGATGAAGGGCCTGCGGCTGTTCGAGCGCAAGCCCATGCCGACGTGGGGTGCCGAGCTCGACGGCATCGACTTCGACAACATCAAGTACTTCGTCCGCTCGACGGAGAAGCAGGCCACCACCTGGGACGACCTGCCGGCCGACATCAAGTCGACCTACGACAAGCTGGGCATCCCGGAGGCCGAGAAGGCCCGCCTGGTGTCCGGTGTCGCGGCCCAGTACGAGTCCGAGGTCGTCTACCACAAGATCAACGAGGAGCTGGAGAAGCAGGGCGTCATCTTCCTCGACACCGACACCGCGCTCAAGGAGTACCCGGACCTGTTCCGCGAGTACTTCGCCACGGTGATCCCCGTCGGGGACAACAAGTTCTCCGCGCTGAACTCCGCCGTCTGGTCCGGCGGCTCCTTCATCTACGTGCCGAAGGGCGTGCACGTCGAGATCCCGCTGCAGGCCTACTTCCGGATCAACACCGAGAACATGGGCCAGTTCGAGCGGACGCTGATCATCGTCGACGAGGACGCCTACGTGCACTACGTCGAGGGCTGCACCGCACCGATCTACTCCAGCGACTCGCTGCACTCCGCGGTCGTCGAGATCGTGGTCAAGAAGGGCGCCCGCTGCCGCTACACGACCATCCAGAACTGGTCGAACAACGTCTACAACCTCGTCACCAAGCGCGCCACCTGCGAGGAGGGCGCGACGATGGAGTGGATCGACGGCAACATCGGCTCCAAGGTCACCATGAAGTACCCGGCCGTCTACCTGATGGGCGCCCACGCCAAGGGCGAGACGCTGTCCATCGCCTTCGCCGGCGAGGGCCAGCACCAGGA
This window harbors:
- the sufB gene encoding Fe-S cluster assembly protein SufB; this encodes MTQIHEPITTTGPVGTGHTQDEHLEALGRYRFGWSDSDVAGSTAKRGLTPEVVANISALKSEPQWMLDLRMKGLRLFERKPMPTWGAELDGIDFDNIKYFVRSTEKQATTWDDLPADIKSTYDKLGIPEAEKARLVSGVAAQYESEVVYHKINEELEKQGVIFLDTDTALKEYPDLFREYFATVIPVGDNKFSALNSAVWSGGSFIYVPKGVHVEIPLQAYFRINTENMGQFERTLIIVDEDAYVHYVEGCTAPIYSSDSLHSAVVEIVVKKGARCRYTTIQNWSNNVYNLVTKRATCEEGATMEWIDGNIGSKVTMKYPAVYLMGAHAKGETLSIAFAGEGQHQDAGSKMVHCAPYTSSSIISKSVARGGGRTSYRGLVQVQEGASHSASVVKCDALLVDQISRSDTYPYVDVREDDVSMAHEATVSKVSDDQLFYLMSRGMGEDEAMAMIVRGFVEPIARELPMEYALELNRLIELQMEGAVG